Proteins from a single region of Pseudopedobacter saltans DSM 12145:
- the clpB gene encoding ATP-dependent chaperone ClpB yields the protein MNFNNFTIKAQEAIQKASEIATGFQQQAIENAHLLKALLSVDENVVGYLLKKLNVNINRLNQSLDETIASYPKVSGSNVYLSSTANSTLIKAQSYLKEFKDEFVSVEHILLAILASNDKASTFLKDQGVNEKDLKKAIKDLRGDSKVTDQNAEATYNALNKYARNLNEYAESGKLDPVIGRDEEIRRVIQILSRRTKNNPILIGEPGVGKTAIAEGIAHRIIKGDVPENLKSKTVYSLDMGALVAGAKYKGEFEERLKAVVKEVTDSDGEIILFIDEIHTLVGAGGGEGAMDAANILKPALARGELRSIGATTLNEYQKYLEKDKALERRFQKVMVDEPDTQDAISILRGLKERYETHHKVRIKDEAIIAAVELSQRYISDRFLPDKAIDLMDEAASKLRLEMDSVPEAVDELDRKIMQLEIEREAIKRENDEKKVKDLSKEISDLAAERDEYKAKWQSEKDLVDKINSNIENIENLKLEAEQAERAGDYGKVAEIRYGRIKEAQDNVEKLKEELSNKTSDSRMLKEEVTAEDIAGVVGRWTGIPVTKLVASERDKLLHLEEELHKRVAGQDEAIEAISDAIRRSRAGLSDQKKPIGSFIFLGTTGVGKTELAKALAEFLFNDEQSMIRIDMSEYQERHAVSRLIGAPPGYVGYDEGGQLTEAVRRKPYSVILLDEIEKAHPDVFNILLQVLDDGRLTDNKGRVVNFKNTIIIMTSNIGAHLIQDNFKNLDESNHEEVIAKTKNELFELLKQTIRPEFLNRIDELIMFTPLNRNEIRNIVDLQFQGVKHTLAEMGIDLDASEEALDWLAQLGYDPQFGARPLKRVIQKRILNELSKQILSGKIDKDSKIKLDVFDNQFVFLNAEK from the coding sequence ATGAATTTCAACAACTTTACAATAAAAGCCCAGGAGGCGATACAAAAGGCTTCTGAAATAGCTACTGGTTTTCAGCAACAGGCCATTGAAAACGCTCATTTATTGAAAGCACTGCTTTCAGTTGACGAAAATGTAGTTGGCTACTTATTAAAAAAACTAAACGTAAATATTAACAGATTAAATCAGTCTTTGGATGAAACGATTGCCTCTTATCCCAAAGTGAGCGGAAGCAACGTTTACCTTTCCAGCACTGCTAACTCTACTTTGATTAAGGCCCAATCTTATCTGAAAGAGTTTAAGGATGAGTTTGTTTCCGTAGAACATATTTTACTGGCTATCTTAGCTTCCAACGATAAAGCATCTACATTTTTAAAAGATCAGGGTGTAAATGAGAAAGATCTGAAAAAAGCTATCAAGGATTTACGTGGCGACTCAAAAGTTACCGATCAAAATGCGGAGGCTACTTATAACGCCCTAAACAAGTATGCAAGGAATTTGAACGAATATGCAGAATCGGGAAAATTAGATCCGGTTATTGGGCGTGATGAGGAAATCAGACGTGTTATCCAGATTCTTTCAAGAAGAACTAAAAACAATCCGATATTAATTGGTGAACCGGGCGTTGGTAAAACAGCCATCGCAGAAGGTATTGCTCATCGTATTATAAAAGGCGACGTTCCGGAGAATCTTAAATCTAAAACGGTTTACTCACTTGACATGGGCGCGCTGGTTGCAGGTGCCAAATACAAAGGTGAATTCGAAGAACGTTTGAAAGCTGTTGTTAAAGAAGTTACTGATAGCGATGGTGAGATCATTTTGTTTATTGATGAGATACATACACTAGTTGGGGCGGGTGGTGGAGAAGGTGCTATGGATGCCGCAAATATCTTAAAACCGGCATTAGCTAGAGGCGAGCTTAGATCTATCGGTGCCACAACGTTAAACGAATATCAAAAATATCTCGAGAAAGATAAAGCACTGGAAAGAAGGTTCCAGAAAGTAATGGTCGATGAACCGGATACTCAGGATGCTATTTCCATTCTTCGTGGTTTAAAGGAACGTTACGAAACACACCACAAGGTAAGAATTAAAGACGAAGCTATTATAGCTGCAGTTGAGCTGTCTCAACGTTACATTTCCGACCGTTTTTTACCAGATAAAGCCATCGACTTGATGGACGAAGCTGCTTCTAAACTGCGCTTGGAAATGGACTCTGTCCCCGAAGCTGTGGACGAACTGGATAGGAAAATTATGCAGTTAGAAATAGAACGTGAAGCTATCAAACGTGAAAACGATGAGAAAAAGGTTAAAGATCTTTCTAAAGAAATAAGTGATTTAGCGGCAGAAAGGGATGAATACAAAGCCAAATGGCAAAGTGAAAAGGATTTGGTTGATAAAATTAACAGCAATATTGAAAACATAGAGAATCTGAAACTTGAAGCTGAACAGGCAGAAAGGGCTGGCGATTATGGTAAAGTCGCTGAGATCAGATACGGTCGCATTAAAGAAGCTCAGGACAATGTAGAAAAATTGAAAGAAGAATTGTCCAATAAAACTTCAGACAGCAGAATGCTTAAAGAAGAAGTTACTGCCGAAGATATTGCTGGTGTTGTAGGCAGATGGACTGGTATACCGGTTACTAAACTTGTTGCCAGTGAAAGAGATAAACTTTTGCACCTGGAAGAAGAATTACACAAACGTGTCGCGGGACAAGATGAAGCTATAGAGGCTATTTCAGATGCAATCAGAAGGTCCAGAGCAGGCTTGAGCGATCAGAAAAAACCAATCGGTTCGTTTATTTTTTTAGGTACAACGGGTGTGGGTAAAACAGAATTGGCAAAAGCCTTAGCTGAGTTCTTATTTAACGATGAGCAGTCCATGATTCGGATTGATATGAGTGAGTATCAGGAAAGACATGCGGTTTCAAGATTGATTGGTGCCCCTCCGGGATACGTTGGTTATGATGAAGGTGGACAGCTTACTGAAGCTGTTAGAAGAAAACCATATTCTGTCATTCTTTTAGATGAGATCGAAAAAGCGCATCCTGATGTTTTCAATATATTGTTGCAAGTTTTAGATGATGGTCGTTTAACAGATAACAAAGGTCGGGTAGTGAATTTCAAAAACACTATCATCATCATGACTTCTAACATTGGTGCGCATTTGATACAAGATAATTTCAAAAATCTTGACGAAAGCAACCATGAAGAGGTTATTGCTAAAACAAAAAACGAGCTATTCGAACTATTGAAACAAACAATCAGACCAGAATTCCTGAACAGGATTGATGAGTTGATTATGTTTACGCCTTTGAACAGAAACGAAATCAGAAATATAGTTGATCTGCAATTCCAAGGTGTTAAACATACTTTAGCTGAAATGGGAATAGATTTAGATGCTTCGGAGGAAGCGCTGGATTGGTTAGCTCAATTAGGCTACGATCCTCAGTTTGGTGCAAGACCACTGAAAAGGGTTATTCAAAAACGTATTTTAAACGAGCTTTCTAAACAAATCTTGTCTGGAAAAATTGATAAAGACAGTAAAATTAAACTGGATGTTTTCGACAATCAGTTTGTTTTTCTGAATGCAGAGAAGTAA
- a CDS encoding glycine--tRNA ligase has protein sequence MSKNNDEIFKNVISHAKEYGFVFPSSEIYDGLSAVYDYGQLGAELKNNIKAYWWKSMVQLNENIVGIDSAIFMHPKIWKASGHVDGFNDPMIDNKDSKKRYRADQLLEDKIARYEKDGKQDKANQLQEEMDKALNDDNLARLKDLIIEHEIACPVSGTRNWTDVRQFNLMFSTQMGAMAEGSDEVYLRPETAQGIFVNFLNVQKSGRMKIPFGIAQIGKAFRNEVIARQFIMRMREFEQMELQFFVKPGTEMEWYKKWKETRLKWHLALGTNPAKYRFHDHTKLAHYANAAVDIEFEFPFGFKEVEGIHSRTDFDLKQHQEFSGKKLQFFDPEINQSYVPYVVETSIGVDRFFLATLINAYEEQDLSTEDKKDSRTVLHLHPVLAPYKAAVLPLTKKDGLPEKAREIMNRLKLDYNVTYDEKDSIGKRYRRQDAIGTPFCITVDHQSLEDNTVTIRHRDSMEQERISIADLDRIIGELVSWKNVLAGLQE, from the coding sequence ATGTCTAAGAACAACGACGAAATTTTTAAGAATGTAATTTCACATGCAAAAGAGTATGGATTTGTGTTTCCTTCGAGTGAAATTTATGATGGTTTAAGTGCTGTTTATGACTATGGTCAATTAGGGGCCGAACTAAAGAATAATATTAAGGCATACTGGTGGAAATCTATGGTGCAGTTGAACGAAAATATTGTAGGTATTGATTCTGCAATTTTCATGCACCCTAAAATATGGAAAGCAAGTGGTCATGTTGATGGATTTAATGATCCGATGATCGATAACAAAGATTCTAAAAAGCGTTATAGAGCAGATCAGCTTTTAGAGGATAAAATTGCTCGTTACGAGAAGGACGGCAAGCAAGATAAAGCGAATCAGCTGCAAGAAGAAATGGACAAAGCTTTAAATGATGACAATTTAGCTCGTTTAAAAGATTTGATCATTGAACATGAAATTGCATGCCCTGTTTCAGGAACCAGAAACTGGACGGATGTTCGCCAGTTTAACCTGATGTTCTCTACACAAATGGGCGCTATGGCCGAAGGTTCTGATGAAGTTTATTTAAGACCAGAAACCGCTCAGGGTATTTTCGTTAATTTTCTAAACGTTCAAAAGTCCGGAAGAATGAAAATTCCTTTCGGGATTGCACAAATTGGTAAAGCATTCAGAAATGAAGTAATTGCCCGCCAGTTTATCATGCGTATGCGCGAGTTCGAACAAATGGAACTGCAATTCTTTGTGAAACCAGGGACAGAAATGGAATGGTATAAAAAATGGAAAGAAACCCGTTTAAAGTGGCATTTGGCTTTAGGTACAAACCCGGCTAAATACCGTTTCCATGATCATACTAAATTAGCGCATTATGCAAATGCTGCAGTTGATATTGAGTTCGAATTCCCTTTCGGATTTAAAGAAGTAGAAGGTATCCACTCCAGAACAGATTTCGATTTGAAACAGCATCAGGAGTTTTCTGGAAAGAAACTACAATTCTTCGATCCGGAAATTAATCAAAGCTATGTTCCTTATGTGGTAGAGACATCTATCGGTGTGGACAGATTTTTCCTGGCTACTTTAATCAACGCTTACGAAGAGCAGGATTTAAGTACTGAAGATAAAAAAGATTCTAGAACAGTTTTACATCTGCATCCGGTTTTGGCTCCTTATAAAGCAGCTGTACTTCCTTTAACTAAAAAAGACGGTTTGCCAGAAAAAGCTCGCGAGATTATGAATCGTTTAAAACTGGATTACAATGTAACTTACGATGAAAAAGATTCAATTGGTAAACGTTACAGAAGACAGGATGCTATTGGTACGCCTTTCTGTATTACAGTAGATCATCAGTCTTTAGAAGATAATACGGTAACTATCCGTCATAGAGACAGTATGGAACAAGAACGTATTTCTATTGCCGATTTGGATAGAATTATTGGAGAATTAGTTAGCTGGAAGAACGTTTTAGCTGGTCTTCAAGAATAA
- a CDS encoding NUDIX hydrolase — MMQNYNIYINEKALIITSVVNNQVEKAQIIDGQHFDLSKFYDEILERKEDHFYILSDNPEETFNELTKTVKIIEAAGGLVESAKETFLFIKRLGKWDLPKGKLEEDEVIEETAVREVEEECGVVVNKLNQKITDTYHMYKMKDQVILKITYWYSMSVDEETELTPQTEEDITEARWLGKSEWSMVFENTYPSILEVLKKSGATN, encoded by the coding sequence ATGATGCAAAACTACAATATTTATATCAACGAAAAAGCCCTAATTATAACTTCTGTTGTTAATAATCAGGTCGAAAAAGCTCAAATCATTGATGGTCAGCATTTTGATTTGAGTAAATTTTATGATGAAATTTTAGAAAGAAAAGAAGATCACTTTTATATCCTGTCTGATAATCCTGAGGAAACTTTTAATGAATTGACGAAAACAGTCAAAATTATTGAAGCTGCAGGCGGTTTGGTGGAAAGCGCTAAAGAAACTTTTCTTTTTATAAAACGATTGGGGAAATGGGATCTCCCAAAGGGAAAACTTGAAGAAGATGAGGTAATAGAGGAAACAGCAGTAAGGGAAGTGGAAGAGGAGTGTGGGGTTGTGGTGAACAAGTTAAATCAAAAAATTACCGATACTTATCATATGTATAAGATGAAAGATCAGGTGATTTTGAAGATTACTTATTGGTATAGCATGAGTGTCGATGAGGAAACGGAATTAACTCCGCAAACTGAAGAGGATATTACAGAGGCGAGATGGTTAGGTAAAAGCGAATGGTCTATGGTGTTCGAGAATACCTATCCATCTATCCTGGAAGTATTGAAAAAATCGGGTGCTACGAATTAA
- the pyrE gene encoding orotate phosphoribosyltransferase, producing the protein MYNKSETEQKIAEFLLQIKAIKLQPNNPFTWASGWKSPIYCDNRITLSYPSIRTYIRQKLSEAIQEEFGSVGAIAGVATAGIPQGALVAQELGLPFIYVRSKPKDHGTQSLIEGEINEGQRVVVIEDLISTGKSSIQAVNALKEAGYDVVGLVAIFSYNLDIATENFKEAKCRFTTLSNYNALLTYAVEHNLFPKSDLDLLEQWRKDPSGWGENFEPKQA; encoded by the coding sequence ATGTACAACAAAAGTGAGACTGAACAGAAAATTGCTGAATTTTTGTTGCAAATAAAAGCAATTAAATTACAACCTAATAATCCTTTTACTTGGGCATCGGGTTGGAAATCTCCAATTTATTGTGATAACAGGATAACATTATCCTATCCATCTATTAGAACTTACATCAGACAAAAGCTTTCAGAAGCTATTCAAGAAGAGTTTGGATCTGTGGGCGCAATTGCCGGAGTTGCCACAGCGGGCATCCCTCAGGGAGCTTTGGTTGCACAGGAATTGGGCTTACCTTTTATCTATGTAAGATCTAAACCAAAAGATCACGGAACGCAAAGCTTAATCGAAGGAGAAATTAACGAAGGACAAAGAGTTGTGGTTATTGAAGATTTAATTTCTACCGGAAAAAGCAGTATCCAGGCGGTTAACGCGCTTAAAGAAGCCGGTTACGATGTTGTAGGCTTAGTAGCTATTTTCTCTTATAATCTTGATATCGCCACCGAGAACTTTAAAGAAGCAAAATGTAGATTCACTACACTTTCGAACTATAATGCTTTGCTAACTTATGCCGTAGAACACAATCTGTTCCCTAAATCTGATTTGGATTTGTTAGAACAATGGAGAAAAGATCCATCGGGATGGGGCGAAAATTTTGAACCTAAACAAGCTTAG